In Ruminococcaceae bacterium R-25, one genomic interval encodes:
- a CDS encoding LSU ribosomal protein L19P: MDLVKVIESENIRNQYPEVEVGDFVKAHLLIKEGAKERIQVFEGYVIARKGQGLSETITIRRVSYGIGVERILPVNSPKIDHIDVIRKGKIRRAKLYYLRDRQGKAAKITQKI; this comes from the coding sequence ATGGATTTAGTAAAAGTCATCGAGAGCGAAAATATTCGCAACCAGTATCCTGAAGTAGAAGTCGGAGACTTCGTTAAGGCTCACCTCCTTATCAAGGAAGGCGCAAAGGAGCGTATTCAGGTATTCGAAGGCTATGTCATCGCAAGAAAAGGCCAGGGCCTTTCAGAGACAATAACAATTCGCCGTGTATCTTACGGTATCGGCGTAGAGAGAATTCTCCCTGTTAACTCACCCAAGATCGATCACATCGACGTTATTCGTAAGGGTAAGATCAGAAGAGCAAAGCTTTATTATCTCCGCGATCGTCAGGGCAAGGCTGCAAAGATCACACAGAAGATCTGA
- a CDS encoding ribosome biogenesis GTPase A — MAEKKNDINWFPGHMRKALNETGERLKLVDLVYETCDARIPFSSRNPELDRIIGTKPRIVILNKADLADPAKTSRWIENFESENTRACALESTHKKGFDKLNAITMDMMKEKLEKAAEKGRIGRPVRVMVVGAPNTGKSTIINALAGRKAAVTGDKPGVTKDFKWIMTGGRLELMDMAGVLWPRIANAKSGICLTALGSVKEEITDVVKVAYETMKIMIDIYPDLIRERYGVDVDVKFDEDAGYFQDPYYDLFLEMAKKRGCLMSGGRIDEERFARLFINDLKEGRTGRITLEMPEDFK, encoded by the coding sequence ATGGCTGAGAAAAAGAATGACATTAACTGGTTTCCGGGGCACATGAGAAAGGCCTTAAACGAGACAGGCGAGAGATTAAAGCTCGTCGATCTTGTTTATGAGACATGCGACGCGAGAATACCTTTTTCGAGCAGGAATCCGGAATTAGACAGGATCATAGGAACCAAGCCCAGGATCGTTATCCTTAACAAGGCTGACCTCGCAGATCCTGCGAAAACATCCCGCTGGATCGAGAACTTTGAGTCTGAGAACACACGTGCCTGTGCGCTCGAGAGCACGCATAAGAAGGGCTTTGACAAGCTTAACGCAATCACCATGGACATGATGAAGGAAAAGCTCGAGAAAGCTGCTGAGAAGGGCAGGATAGGGCGTCCCGTAAGAGTCATGGTTGTAGGTGCTCCTAATACCGGAAAGTCCACGATCATTAATGCTCTCGCCGGCAGAAAAGCAGCTGTTACAGGCGATAAGCCCGGTGTCACAAAAGACTTCAAATGGATCATGACGGGCGGCAGATTAGAGCTGATGGATATGGCCGGCGTTTTGTGGCCGAGAATTGCGAATGCCAAGAGCGGTATCTGCCTTACTGCGTTGGGTTCCGTAAAAGAGGAGATCACCGATGTCGTCAAAGTCGCTTATGAGACGATGAAGATCATGATCGATATCTATCCTGATCTTATCAGGGAACGTTACGGCGTTGATGTCGATGTGAAATTTGATGAGGACGCAGGATATTTCCAGGATCCTTATTACGATCTTTTCCTTGAGATGGCGAAAAAGAGAGGCTGCTTAATGAGCGGCGGCAGGATCGATGAAGAGCGTTTCGCCAGGCTTTTCATAAACGATCTCAAAGAAGGCAGGACCGGCAGGATCACTTTGGAGATGCCTGAAGATTTTAAGTAA
- a CDS encoding RNase HII: MPKLTKEQLIEKYDAMYAYEKDCLAKGFKMIGGIDEAGRGPLAGPVVAACCILDPDVKILGLDDSKKLSEKKREELFLEIKEKAKAYAICSSSPEEIDAINILEATKKAMRNCVKELAAKGVSPDILLIDAVNLSGTGLDVIPIIKGDAKSDSIAAASILAKVTRDHIMMDYDTEYPGYGFAKHKGYGTKDHYAAIREKGMTPIHRRSFLKVIH, from the coding sequence ATGCCCAAGCTTACGAAGGAACAACTTATTGAAAAATACGATGCTATGTATGCATATGAAAAGGACTGCCTTGCCAAAGGTTTTAAGATGATCGGCGGCATCGACGAAGCGGGAAGAGGACCTCTTGCAGGCCCTGTCGTAGCCGCGTGCTGTATCCTTGATCCTGATGTAAAGATACTGGGTCTGGACGATTCGAAAAAGCTCTCTGAAAAGAAAAGAGAAGAGCTTTTCCTGGAGATAAAAGAGAAGGCAAAAGCTTATGCTATCTGCAGTTCAAGTCCTGAAGAGATAGATGCGATCAATATCCTGGAAGCAACGAAAAAAGCGATGAGAAACTGCGTAAAGGAACTCGCTGCAAAAGGTGTATCTCCCGATATCCTTCTTATCGATGCAGTTAATCTGTCAGGCACGGGATTGGATGTAATTCCGATAATAAAAGGCGACGCAAAATCAGATTCGATCGCTGCCGCATCGATCCTCGCAAAGGTTACGCGAGACCACATCATGATGGATTACGACACTGAATATCCGGGCTACGGCTTTGCTAAACATAAGGGCTACGGAACAAAAGACCATTACGCTGCAATCCGCGAAAAAGGAATGACGCCTATACACAGAAGGTCATTCCTGAAGGTCATACATTAA
- a CDS encoding translation initiation factor IF-3, with protein MATIAKTNDNQMINGAIKFPQVRLIDAEGQMIGVVPIEEALKSAEEADLDLVCISPNPDNPVCRVMDYNKFLFEKGKREKEAKKKQKETELKEVGLKLTTDVHDVEVKRKMVVKFLSAGDRVKVNIRFRGREMAFQNKGFEVLDTFAQSVTEYGSVDRPPKLEGRNMVMYLSPAKKK; from the coding sequence GTGGCCACCATCGCTAAGACCAATGATAATCAGATGATTAACGGAGCTATCAAGTTCCCTCAGGTACGTCTCATTGACGCAGAAGGACAGATGATCGGTGTTGTTCCGATCGAGGAAGCTCTCAAGAGTGCTGAGGAAGCTGATTTAGATCTCGTCTGCATCTCACCCAATCCTGATAACCCGGTTTGCCGTGTAATGGATTACAACAAGTTCCTTTTCGAAAAGGGTAAGAGAGAGAAGGAAGCAAAGAAGAAGCAGAAGGAGACAGAACTTAAGGAAGTCGGCTTAAAGCTTACAACAGACGTTCACGATGTCGAAGTAAAGCGCAAGATGGTAGTTAAGTTCCTTTCGGCAGGCGACAGAGTTAAGGTTAACATCCGATTCAGAGGCCGCGAGATGGCTTTCCAGAATAAAGGTTTCGAAGTGCTTGATACATTTGCACAGAGCGTAACCGAATACGGATCAGTAGACAGGCCGCCGAAGTTAGAAGGCAGGAACATGGTAATGTACCTGTCACCGGCAAAGAAAAAATAA
- a CDS encoding large subunit ribosomal protein L35: protein MPKQKTHTSSKKRFKVTGTGKVLHKQAFRSHILSKRPTKRMRHLRHNQVCSDQNARIIKKMIPYA, encoded by the coding sequence ATGCCCAAGCAGAAGACACACACTTCTTCAAAGAAGAGATTTAAGGTAACAGGTACCGGTAAGGTTCTCCATAAGCAGGCGTTCAGAAGCCACATTTTAAGCAAGAGACCTACTAAGAGAATGAGACACCTTAGACACAACCAGGTATGCTCAGATCAGAATGCAAGAATCATCAAGAAGATGATCCCTTACGCTTAA
- a CDS encoding LSU ribosomal protein L20P, giving the protein MSRVKRGIRTRARHHKILKAAKGYWGHKSKLFKVANQQVLKSGNYAYRDRRNKKREFRRLWIVRINAACRLNDMSYSRFMNGLKKAGIELDRKVLSDIAVTDAAGFTSLVEKAKAAL; this is encoded by the coding sequence ATGTCAAGAGTTAAAAGAGGAATCCGCACAAGAGCGCGTCATCATAAGATTTTAAAGGCAGCAAAGGGCTACTGGGGTCATAAGAGCAAGCTTTTCAAGGTTGCTAACCAGCAGGTTCTTAAGTCCGGCAACTATGCTTACAGAGACAGAAGAAACAAGAAGAGAGAGTTCAGAAGACTCTGGATCGTTCGTATCAACGCAGCTTGCCGTCTTAACGACATGAGCTACTCCAGATTCATGAACGGCCTCAAGAAGGCTGGTATCGAGCTCGACCGTAAGGTTCTTTCCGATATCGCAGTTACAGATGCAGCAGGTTTTACTTCTCTCGTTGAGAAGGCTAAGGCAGCTCTCTGA
- a CDS encoding TrmH family RNA methyltransferase: MQVITSRDNPNVKRIAKLTKRSEAKKEGLIYLEGTRLCEEALLSGQKAKEVIVTEDKISWAKEFTHDVEPLVLSKEVFTKISQTVNPQGVAIIISEPGISADIPWKGDNKDIYVVLENTQDPGNLGTIIRMADAFGLTAVIVSPTTCDPYNDKVIRATMGSIWHIPVVRKTMDECFAFFEKENIETIATHLKGNELGSGDLKLPCAYFIGNEGDGLTDETAKKCTKLVKIPMKGKAESLNAAVAASVIGYELSKLL, encoded by the coding sequence GTGCAGGTAATCACCAGCCGCGACAATCCGAACGTTAAACGTATCGCAAAGCTTACCAAGAGATCAGAAGCCAAGAAAGAAGGCCTGATCTATCTTGAAGGCACCAGGCTTTGTGAGGAGGCTTTGTTAAGCGGTCAAAAGGCTAAGGAAGTCATCGTTACAGAAGATAAGATCTCCTGGGCAAAAGAGTTCACACATGATGTTGAACCTCTCGTATTAAGCAAAGAGGTTTTTACAAAGATATCCCAGACTGTAAATCCGCAGGGCGTTGCGATCATCATCAGTGAGCCCGGAATAAGCGCGGACATCCCCTGGAAGGGCGATAACAAAGATATCTATGTCGTGCTCGAAAACACACAGGATCCGGGCAATCTGGGAACCATAATAAGAATGGCTGACGCATTCGGCCTTACTGCGGTCATTGTAAGTCCCACTACATGCGATCCTTATAATGACAAAGTCATCAGAGCAACGATGGGCTCAATCTGGCATATTCCCGTTGTGAGAAAGACTATGGATGAATGTTTCGCTTTTTTCGAAAAGGAAAACATCGAAACCATCGCTACACACCTTAAGGGAAATGAACTCGGCAGTGGTGATCTGAAGCTCCCATGTGCTTATTTTATCGGCAATGAGGGCGACGGACTTACTGATGAGACTGCAAAAAAATGCACTAAGCTTGTTAAGATCCCGATGAAGGGAAAAGCCGAATCTCTTAATGCTGCCGTAGCCGCATCGGTAATCGGATACGAGCTTTCAAAGCTTTTATAA
- a CDS encoding citrate synthase, translating to MAFEQKEELINKLADVAKVKSHINKDLYTKYNVKRGLRNNDGTGVLVGLTEVGEVMSYIVDDADRIPVEGKLFYQGYEVKDLVNGFYSEGRYGYEEVAFLLLTGELPTASELKEFNSLLQSVRPLPEGFTEDMIMKAPSPDVMNKLARSILALYSYDDNPDSTDIANVVRQCTELIARFPVLISYGYMARRHYIEHRDLYIHAPVAEYNTAQNILHMIRPDGQFTELEARILDVMLVLHAEHGGGNNSTFVTHAVTSTGSDTYAVMASAVGSLKGPQHGGASNKAYAMMKDLREHVSDWTDEKAIKQYLADIINKKAFDQSGLIYGIGHAVYTLSDPRTVVIKKYAEVLAQEKGNMDLYNLYILVEKLAPEVFHEVKKSDKLVCANVDFFAGLVYSMLGIPTELYTPLFACGRIAGWSAHRIEELVSGGRIMRPAFKCVNKRRPYIPSDKRTDII from the coding sequence ATGGCATTTGAACAAAAAGAAGAGCTGATCAATAAGCTTGCTGATGTAGCAAAAGTTAAGTCGCATATCAACAAGGATCTGTACACGAAGTACAACGTTAAGAGAGGACTCCGTAACAATGACGGTACGGGAGTTCTTGTTGGCCTTACCGAAGTAGGTGAGGTAATGAGCTATATCGTTGATGATGCAGACAGAATTCCCGTAGAGGGTAAGCTTTTCTATCAAGGCTATGAAGTAAAGGACCTCGTAAACGGTTTTTATTCCGAAGGAAGATACGGATATGAGGAGGTTGCTTTCCTGCTTCTTACAGGTGAGCTTCCTACTGCGTCTGAACTTAAGGAGTTCAATTCATTGCTTCAGAGCGTCAGACCGCTTCCTGAGGGCTTTACAGAGGACATGATCATGAAGGCTCCTTCTCCGGATGTCATGAACAAGCTCGCAAGATCCATCCTTGCTCTCTATTCATATGATGACAATCCTGATTCTACAGATATCGCAAACGTTGTAAGACAGTGCACAGAGCTCATCGCAAGATTCCCTGTGCTCATTTCTTACGGCTATATGGCGAGAAGACACTACATCGAGCACAGAGACCTTTATATCCATGCTCCTGTTGCTGAATACAATACCGCGCAGAACATCCTGCACATGATCAGACCTGACGGCCAGTTCACTGAGCTCGAAGCAAGGATCCTGGATGTGATGCTCGTTCTTCACGCAGAGCACGGCGGCGGAAACAACTCCACATTCGTTACTCATGCTGTAACTTCAACTGGTTCTGATACATATGCTGTTATGGCTTCTGCAGTAGGTTCATTAAAGGGCCCTCAGCACGGCGGTGCTTCCAACAAGGCATATGCCATGATGAAGGATCTTCGTGAGCATGTATCCGACTGGACAGATGAGAAGGCCATCAAGCAGTATCTTGCTGACATCATCAACAAGAAGGCTTTCGACCAGTCCGGACTTATCTATGGTATCGGTCACGCTGTTTATACATTGTCCGACCCCAGAACTGTTGTCATCAAAAAGTATGCTGAAGTTCTTGCACAAGAGAAGGGCAATATGGACCTTTACAATCTCTATATCCTTGTCGAAAAGCTCGCGCCTGAGGTTTTCCATGAGGTAAAGAAGTCCGATAAGCTCGTTTGCGCAAACGTAGACTTCTTCGCAGGTCTCGTATATTCAATGCTCGGAATTCCCACTGAGCTTTATACGCCTTTGTTCGCATGCGGAAGAATCGCAGGATGGAGCGCTCACAGGATCGAAGAGCTCGTGTCCGGAGGCCGTATCATGAGGCCTGCATTTAAGTGCGTAAACAAGCGCAGACCCTATATTCCCTCTGATAAGAGGACAGATATTATCTGA
- a CDS encoding excinuclease ABC subunit A: MDENKYIKIRGAREHNLKNIDVDIPRKKMVVLTGLSGSGKSSLAFDTIYAEGQRRYVESLSSYARMFLGQLDKPDLDSIEGLSPAISIDQKSTVSNPRSTVGTVTEIYDYFRLLYARVGEPFCPSCGKKIKSMGIDQIIDKLKVYPEGTRAIVYAPVVRNKKGEFSKLFDGFRKSGYARVRVDGITYELDEDIELNKNNKHMIEVIVDRLVIKETNTTRLYDSCETALKLADGLLQVELQTATVGKDGEKTYESSEEFFSQHLACPDCGISFGEINTRSFSFNSPEGACPNCSGIGTLTAVDPELCVTNPKLSLNEGAVRTAGWNFDDPKSWGRCFIEALAKRYKFSLDVPYYKLPEEIKNIILYGNNGEMLKVDTRNSLYPRSGDYYSDWEGVVPSVMRRWRESGSDDAKAAYERYMSIDVCPVCNGARLNKNSLSVKLGGKNISELTDMSVKNMRQFFSDLALKGKNAEIAAPILREVKARLEFLYDVGLDYMTLSRSSATLSGGEAQRIRLATQIGAGLQGVLYVLDEPSIGLHQRDNDKLIKTLFKLRDLGNSILVVEHDEDTMRAADHIVDIGPGAGSFGGKIVAQGSIDDIIKVEESMTGQYLSGKKFIPVPMNRRKIDDKKLLKIKGACINNLKNIDVDIPIGLFTVVTGVSGSGKSSLINSTLVPYLEHELNGSRKKKVKCERITGYSNLDKIICIDQSPIGRTPRSNPATYIGLFDLIRKLYAETPDAKQRGYKAGRFSFNTKGGRCEACAGDGVNKIEMHFLPDIYVTCDVCKGKRYNRETLEVRYNGKNISDVLDMSVDEAVDFFKNHPTIYKKVRTLQDVGLGYIKLGQPSTTLSGGEAQRIKLASELSRRSTGKTIYVLDEPTTGLHVADVHKLVDILERLTENKNTVVVIEHNLDVIKTADHIIDLGPESGDGGGEIVVTGTPEEVAKCKASYTGQFLKPLLDKAKKNGQYKDIAAFIDTARLEEEQYDILTGPKVRRRIREEIEDNGEE, encoded by the coding sequence ATGGATGAGAATAAGTACATCAAGATAAGAGGCGCAAGAGAGCATAATCTCAAGAATATTGACGTTGATATCCCCAGAAAGAAGATGGTCGTCTTAACCGGCCTTTCAGGTTCTGGTAAGTCTTCACTTGCTTTCGATACGATCTATGCCGAAGGACAGAGAAGATATGTTGAGTCTTTGTCTTCTTATGCAAGGATGTTCTTAGGACAGTTGGATAAGCCTGACTTGGACAGCATCGAGGGTTTGTCTCCTGCGATATCGATTGACCAGAAGTCTACTGTCAGCAATCCCAGATCAACTGTCGGTACCGTTACCGAGATCTACGATTATTTCAGACTTCTTTATGCCAGAGTCGGCGAGCCTTTCTGTCCTTCCTGCGGCAAGAAGATCAAGTCGATGGGTATCGACCAGATAATAGATAAGCTCAAGGTTTATCCTGAAGGCACCAGAGCCATCGTTTACGCGCCCGTAGTAAGAAATAAGAAGGGTGAGTTCTCTAAGCTCTTTGACGGCTTCAGGAAGTCCGGCTATGCGCGTGTAAGAGTAGACGGAATTACTTATGAGCTTGATGAAGATATAGAACTTAATAAGAATAACAAGCACATGATCGAAGTGATCGTCGACAGGCTTGTTATTAAGGAAACAAACACCACGAGACTTTACGACTCATGCGAGACGGCGTTAAAGCTCGCTGACGGTTTGCTCCAGGTCGAACTCCAGACGGCAACAGTCGGCAAAGACGGAGAAAAGACATATGAATCCAGCGAGGAATTCTTTTCACAGCATCTGGCATGCCCTGACTGCGGAATCTCCTTCGGTGAGATCAACACAAGAAGCTTCTCTTTTAACAGCCCTGAGGGTGCGTGCCCGAACTGTTCGGGTATCGGTACGCTCACAGCAGTCGATCCGGAGCTCTGTGTTACAAATCCTAAGCTTTCGCTTAATGAAGGAGCGGTAAGGACAGCAGGATGGAATTTCGACGATCCCAAGAGCTGGGGAAGATGCTTTATCGAAGCGCTCGCGAAAAGGTATAAGTTCTCTTTGGATGTCCCTTACTATAAGCTTCCTGAAGAGATCAAGAACATAATTCTCTATGGTAATAACGGCGAGATGCTCAAGGTCGATACGAGGAACTCGTTGTATCCCAGGAGCGGAGACTACTATTCCGATTGGGAAGGTGTTGTTCCGAGCGTTATGAGACGCTGGAGAGAGTCCGGCAGTGACGATGCCAAGGCTGCTTACGAACGTTACATGAGCATCGATGTATGCCCTGTATGTAACGGTGCAAGACTCAATAAGAACAGCTTGTCAGTTAAGCTCGGAGGAAAGAATATCTCAGAACTTACAGATATGTCTGTAAAGAACATGAGACAGTTCTTTTCTGATCTGGCTTTAAAGGGCAAGAACGCTGAGATCGCAGCACCTATCTTAAGAGAAGTTAAAGCCAGACTTGAGTTCCTGTATGACGTCGGATTGGACTACATGACGCTTTCGAGATCTTCTGCAACGCTCTCGGGCGGTGAGGCTCAGAGAATAAGACTCGCAACACAGATCGGTGCGGGCCTGCAGGGTGTCTTATATGTTCTCGACGAACCTTCCATAGGTTTACATCAAAGAGACAACGACAAGCTTATCAAGACGCTGTTTAAGCTAAGAGACTTAGGCAATTCAATCCTCGTTGTAGAGCACGATGAGGATACCATGAGAGCAGCTGACCATATCGTCGATATCGGACCGGGCGCCGGTTCTTTCGGAGGAAAGATCGTAGCTCAGGGCTCAATAGATGACATAATCAAGGTTGAAGAGTCCATGACCGGCCAGTATCTGTCGGGAAAGAAGTTCATACCTGTTCCAATGAACAGAAGAAAGATCGATGATAAGAAGCTCCTTAAGATCAAGGGAGCATGCATCAATAACCTTAAGAACATTGATGTTGATATCCCGATCGGTCTTTTTACGGTCGTTACGGGCGTATCAGGCTCAGGTAAGTCTTCGCTCATCAATTCTACGCTGGTGCCTTATCTTGAGCACGAGCTCAACGGCTCAAGGAAAAAGAAGGTCAAGTGTGAGCGGATAACTGGTTATTCGAACCTCGATAAGATAATCTGTATCGATCAGAGCCCCATAGGAAGGACTCCGAGGAGTAATCCTGCTACATATATCGGCCTTTTCGACCTTATCAGAAAGCTCTATGCCGAGACTCCTGATGCAAAGCAGAGAGGCTATAAGGCAGGCAGATTCTCGTTTAACACCAAGGGCGGACGCTGTGAGGCCTGTGCCGGTGACGGTGTAAACAAGATCGAGATGCATTTCCTTCCTGATATTTATGTCACATGCGACGTATGTAAGGGTAAGAGATACAACAGAGAGACTCTTGAAGTCAGATATAACGGCAAGAATATCTCTGACGTGCTCGACATGAGCGTTGATGAGGCTGTTGATTTCTTTAAGAATCACCCGACGATCTATAAGAAAGTAAGGACGCTGCAGGACGTAGGTCTGGGTTATATCAAGCTCGGTCAGCCGTCTACGACGCTCTCCGGAGGTGAGGCACAAAGAATCAAACTTGCCTCGGAATTGTCGAGAAGATCGACCGGAAAAACGATATATGTATTAGATGAACCCACCACGGGTCTGCACGTTGCGGACGTTCATAAATTGGTTGACATTTTAGAACGCCTAACAGAAAATAAGAACACTGTGGTCGTAATAGAGCACAATCTGGATGTCATAAAGACAGCAGATCACATAATTGACTTGGGTCCCGAGAGCGGTGACGGAGGCGGCGAAATAGTCGTTACCGGTACGCCGGAAGAGGTTGCAAAATGCAAAGCTTCTTACACGGGACAGTTCTTAAAGCCTCTTTTGGATAAGGCTAAGAAGAACGGCCAGTATAAGGATATTGCTGCATTTATCGACACAGCAAGGCTCGAAGAAGAACAGTACGACATTCTTACCGGACCTAAGGTAAGACGCAGGATAAGGGAAGAGATAGAGGATAACGGAGAAGAGTAA
- a CDS encoding ATP-dependent Clp protease ATP-binding subunit ClpE, producing the protein MAICSICKKRHAIVFTSRYENGARIDEGFCLKCAYESGISGVADMFKATGINADNIDEMSDRLEELVKQGGFAANPTEFLKNLASGDGFEPFEDDENGYEFDEDSTPVGITDPEDKKDDKSEEEPMGLPSIFDNFFRKKPEDQEDEGEGKNTKDTRRGRSKPRFKYLNEFGTNLTARAAENKIDRIIGRDAEIDRVIQILNRRSKNNPVLIGAPGVGKTAVAQGLAVKIVEGSVPEKLLNMEVWQLDLPAMVAGTQFRGQFESRIKGVINEAIKAENIILVIDELHTIIGAGDAEGSTNAANILKPALARGELRILGSTTTAEYKRIEKDSALERRFQKVMLDEPSVEMTIEILKGIKDYYEKHHNVTYSDEVIEFAVKASKRYITDRYLPDKAIDLIDEAGSAANLKNVRLVKLANTRKALEAAKVEHQKVIDSMENSSPEEREADYEKAAELKAKVDKLQNEVDALENDISPDPIQIEDIARVVEMWTGIPLKSISETESEKLANLENKLHERVIGQDEAVHAVAAAVRRNRAGFTKKHKPTSFIFVGPTGVGKTELVKALAEAMFDTEDALIRVDMSEYMEAHSVSKLIGSPPGYVGFDDAGQLTEQVRRKPYSVVLFDEIEKAHHDVFNLLLQMLDDGVLTDSHGLHVNFENCIIIMTSNAGSSAKANTIGFFNDTHEAMEQHVQSALKETFRPEFLNRVDETIIFKSLKPEEIRKIVNIMIKDVFSSLDEKHIKGSLTKAAGDRLAEIGYDEKYGARPLRKAIRSNIEDPLSDMFLTGALKDVATLKIDFRRGKFVFDTIKVKTE; encoded by the coding sequence ATGGCAATTTGTAGTATTTGTAAAAAAAGACATGCTATCGTCTTTACCAGCCGATATGAAAACGGCGCCAGGATCGACGAAGGCTTTTGTTTAAAATGCGCCTATGAATCAGGCATATCAGGTGTTGCTGATATGTTTAAGGCGACAGGGATCAACGCAGACAACATCGATGAGATGAGCGACAGATTGGAAGAACTTGTAAAACAGGGCGGCTTTGCGGCTAATCCTACCGAGTTCCTGAAAAATCTGGCATCCGGCGACGGATTCGAACCTTTCGAAGACGATGAAAACGGTTATGAATTTGATGAAGATTCAACGCCTGTTGGTATCACGGATCCCGAAGACAAGAAAGACGATAAGTCTGAAGAAGAACCTATGGGTCTTCCTTCCATTTTCGATAATTTCTTCAGAAAGAAGCCTGAAGACCAGGAAGATGAAGGTGAAGGAAAGAATACCAAGGATACCAGAAGAGGCAGATCCAAGCCGCGCTTTAAGTACCTTAATGAATTTGGTACTAACCTTACGGCGCGCGCTGCCGAGAACAAGATCGACCGCATTATCGGCCGCGATGCCGAGATCGACCGTGTAATCCAGATCCTTAACAGACGTTCCAAGAATAACCCTGTTCTTATCGGTGCGCCCGGTGTAGGTAAGACCGCCGTAGCTCAGGGTCTTGCTGTAAAGATCGTCGAAGGTTCCGTGCCGGAGAAGCTCCTTAATATGGAGGTCTGGCAGTTAGACCTGCCCGCAATGGTTGCAGGCACACAGTTCAGAGGACAGTTCGAGAGCCGTATCAAGGGCGTTATCAATGAAGCGATCAAGGCAGAGAATATAATCCTTGTTATCGATGAGCTTCATACGATCATCGGTGCAGGAGATGCCGAAGGTTCCACGAATGCCGCAAACATCTTAAAGCCTGCTTTGGCAAGAGGTGAGCTCCGCATCCTCGGATCTACGACGACTGCCGAGTATAAGAGGATTGAGAAGGATTCCGCTCTCGAGAGACGTTTCCAGAAAGTCATGCTCGACGAACCCTCTGTCGAGATGACCATTGAGATCTTAAAGGGCATCAAGGATTATTACGAAAAGCATCACAACGTCACATATTCTGACGAAGTAATCGAGTTTGCCGTAAAGGCATCCAAGAGATATATCACTGACAGATATCTTCCTGATAAGGCGATAGACCTTATCGACGAAGCCGGATCTGCTGCAAACCTTAAGAATGTAAGGCTTGTAAAGCTTGCCAACACCAGGAAAGCTCTTGAAGCGGCTAAGGTCGAACATCAGAAAGTGATCGATTCAATGGAGAATTCTTCTCCTGAAGAGAGAGAAGCTGATTATGAAAAGGCTGCTGAGCTTAAGGCAAAAGTAGATAAGCTTCAGAATGAGGTCGATGCTCTGGAAAATGACATCAGTCCTGACCCCATCCAGATCGAAGATATCGCAAGAGTTGTCGAGATGTGGACAGGAATTCCTCTAAAGTCCATTTCAGAGACAGAATCAGAGAAGCTTGCTAATCTTGAGAATAAGCTTCACGAGCGCGTAATAGGCCAGGATGAGGCTGTACACGCCGTCGCGGCTGCTGTAAGACGTAACAGGGCAGGCTTTACTAAGAAGCATAAGCCTACATCGTTTATATTTGTAGGACCTACGGGTGTTGGTAAGACTGAGCTCGTTAAGGCGTTGGCTGAGGCTATGTTCGATACGGAAGATGCATTGATCAGAGTCGACATGTCCGAATACATGGAAGCTCATTCCGTATCAAAGCTCATCGGTTCACCTCCGGGATATGTCGGATTTGACGATGCCGGCCAGCTTACAGAACAGGTAAGAAGAAAGCCTTATTCCGTAGTTCTTTTCGATGAGATCGAAAAGGCTCACCATGACGTATTCAATCTGCTCCTACAGATGTTAGATGACGGCGTTCTTACTGACAGCCACGGTCTGCACGTTAACTTCGAAAACTGCATCATCATCATGACATCCAATGCCGGAAGTTCAGCGAAGGCCAATACGATCGGATTCTTCAATGATACGCACGAAGCTATGGAACAGCACGTTCAGAGCGCTCTCAAGGAGACATTCCGTCCTGAATTCTTAAACCGTGTAGATGAGACGATCATCTTCAAGTCATTGAAGCCTGAAGAGATCCGCAAGATCGTTAATATCATGATCAAGGATGTTTTCTCATCTCTTGACGAGAAGCACATCAAGGGCTCTTTGACAAAGGCTGCAGGCGACAGGCTCGCTGAGATCGGCTACGATGAGAAGTATGGTGCAAGACCTTTGCGCAAGGCTATCAGATCGAACATAGAAGACCCGCTCTCTGATATGTTCCTTACAGGCGCATTAAAGGATGTAGCAACTCTTAAGATCGATTTCAGAAGAGGCAAGTTCGTTTTCGATACGATCAAGGTCAAGACTGAATGA